In the genome of Lonchura striata isolate bLonStr1 chromosome 22, bLonStr1.mat, whole genome shotgun sequence, one region contains:
- the DYNC2I2 gene encoding cytoplasmic dynein 2 intermediate chain 2, with translation MFADRAAPGADVQSLWRSARSARCEAKTCQTGKISTAEAAAQSHTARDAAVQTEQSKDAVQDFQQEVQVDYTGLLSFLQRVEGAVVKELNKNWKSHAFDGFEVNWTDQDETVLCLHTLSYPEAQDQNLQVTSVSWNATGSVIACAYGRLDDGDWSTEKSYVCTWNLDRRGLNAQHPDLVVDVPSSVMCLAFHPSQPSLIAGGLFNGELVVWDTSRTEDPVVWRTGMTDDTHTDPVYQVTWLPDTKHRNHARLLSVATDGKILVWREERDGRLALAEGFAIVAQQIPRSTRLKKVAWGEAAVGVTSLSFSHFDAGVFVVGVEGGFCLRCSTLAQAPALPRSGGSVPLRAPAELAFSPHAGPVYSVSCSPFHRNLFLSCGTDGQVHLHSMLQTQPLFALQLSKKYLFCVCWSPVRPLVFAAASGEGEVHLFDLARSMQKPTVSLKQSVSDCPVYCLEFNTKHTRLLAAGDAAGTVKVWQLSSGFTEQGPREMSHLEQLASEIMD, from the exons ATGTTCGCGGACAGGGCGGCGCCCGGCGCCGACGTGCAGTCGCTGTGGAGGAGCGCCCGGAGCGCGCGCTGCGAGGCG AAAACTTGCCAGACTGGGAAAATTTCaacagcagaagctgcagcacAGTCTCATACAGCCCGAGATGCTGCGGTGCAGACAGAACAGAGCAAAGATGCTGTCCAAGACTTCCAGCAAGAAGTCCAAGTAGATTACACTGGGCTTCTGTCATTCCTTCAGAGAGTGGAGGGTGCTGTTGTCAAAGAACTaaataaaaactggaaaagtCATGCCTTTGATGGCTTTGAAGTGAACTGGACAGATCAGGATGAAACA GTGTTGTGTTTGCATACATTGTCCTACCCAGAGGCTCAGGATCAAAACCTGCAGGTCACCAGTGTTTCATGGAATGCCACAGGATCTGTCATTGCATGTGCCTATGGCCG gttgGATGATGGGGACTGGAGCACAGAAAAATCCTATGTTTGTACCTGGAATCTGGACAGAAGAGGGTTGAATGCACAGCACCCTGACCTGGTGGTGGATGTTCCCAGTTCTGTCATGTGCCTGGCTTTCCATCCCTCCCAGCCATCACTGATAGCTG GTGGCCTGTTCAATGGGGAGTTGGTGGTGTGGGACACCAGCAGAACAGAAGACCCTGTGGTCTGGAGGACAGGGATGACAGATGACACCCACACTGACCCAGTCTATCAG GTTACCTGGTTACCTGACACCAAGCACAGAAACCACGCCCGGCTGTTGAGTGTGGCCACAGACGGGAAGATCCTCGTGTGGAGGGAGGAGCGGGatgggcggctggccttggctGAAGGATTTGCCATCGTGGCTCAGCAGATCCCTCGCAGCACTCGGCTGAAGAAG GTGGCCTGGGGAGAGGCAGCCGTGGGGGTGACCTCGCTGTCCTTCTCGCACTTCGATGCCGGCGTGTTCGTTGTGGGTGTGGAAGGCGGGTTCTGCCTGCGCTGCTCCACCCTGGCCCAGGCTCCGGCTCTGCCGCGCTCGGGGGGCTCCGTTCCCCTCAGGGCACCGGCAGAACTCGCCTTCTCCCCTCACGCTGGGCCCGTGTACTCCGTGAGCTGCTCGCCCTTCCACAG GAACCTCTTTCTGAGCTGTGGGACCGATGGACAAGTTCACTTGCACTCCATGTTGCAGACACAGCCCCTCTTTGCTCTACAGTTATCAAAGAAATACCTGTTCTGTGTATGCTGGTCTCCAGTTCGACCACTGGTTTTTGCAGCTGCATCTGGGGAAG GAGAGGTGCACCTGTTTGACCTGGCGAGGAGCATGCAGAAGCCCACAGTGTCCCTGAAGCAGTCTGTGAGTGACTGCCCTGTGTATTGTTTGGAATTCAACACCAAGCACACGCggctcctggcagcaggggatgctgctgggacagTCAAAGTCTGGCAGCTGAGCTCCGGCTTCACTGAGCAGGGACCAAGGGAGATgagtcacctggagcagctggcaaGTGAGATCATGGACTGA